In Actinomycetota bacterium, one DNA window encodes the following:
- a CDS encoding energy-coupling factor transporter transmembrane component T: MRTLSTIMIGRYYPGESPLHQADPRLKIVLLFVLMTSLFAISSHLALLAMLALILLALTISRVPFKWVIRGLRPVSYIILFTLIVHFFFTPGEAMARLGPLTISEAGFNSGLILSARFILLIVSAFILTFTTSPIELTDGLESLFSFLKGLKVPVHELAMMMTIAIRFIPTLIIETERIMKAQVSRGADFQSGGFVKRLKNLISLLVPLFIGVFKQADELAMAMEARCYRGGEGRTRMKPMRMKQSDWFFGLALIILLGLITMLGRS; encoded by the coding sequence GTGAGGACCCTCTCCACCATCATGATAGGTAGATACTATCCGGGCGAATCACCGCTCCACCAGGCCGATCCCAGGCTCAAGATCGTCCTTCTATTCGTCCTGATGACCTCGCTCTTCGCCATCTCAAGCCACCTTGCCCTTCTAGCCATGCTCGCTCTCATCCTACTCGCCTTGACCATCTCAAGGGTCCCCTTTAAGTGGGTGATCCGGGGCTTGAGGCCGGTCTCGTACATAATCCTCTTCACCCTCATCGTCCACTTCTTTTTTACCCCAGGCGAGGCAATGGCCCGCCTCGGGCCGCTTACCATAAGTGAGGCAGGTTTTAATAGCGGGCTCATCCTATCGGCCCGCTTCATCCTGCTCATCGTTTCGGCCTTCATATTGACCTTCACCACCAGCCCGATAGAATTGACAGACGGCCTGGAGTCGCTCTTCTCCTTTTTGAAGGGTCTTAAAGTCCCCGTCCATGAGCTCGCCATGATGATGACGATAGCCATACGCTTCATCCCGACCCTCATCATCGAGACCGAAAGGATAATGAAGGCTCAAGTCAGCCGGGGGGCCGATTTTCAGTCGGGAGGCTTTGTGAAGAGGCTTAAGAATCTGATATCGCTCTTGGTCCCGCTCTTTATTGGGGTCTTCAAGCAGGCTGATGAGCTGGCTATGGCCATGGAGGCCCGTTGCTATCGGGGCGGCGAGGGCAGGACGCGCATGAAGCCCATGAGGATGAAACAGAGCGATTGGTTTTTTGGGCTCGCTCTGATTATTCTACTCGGTCTCATCACGATGCTCGGAAGGTCTTAA